The DNA region TTTTGATCCGGCGTCAGGAGAAAATATCGTGTTATTCACATCTGGCAGGGGTATTTGCGGCAATTGCCGGTACCGTCTATTTAATCTATGTGACGCGAACGTCGGCAGCTCATGTGGTAGTCTCCATAGTGTACGGTTTTTCGGTAATCCTGCTCTTTTTAGCCAGTGCTACATATCATGCGTTGAAACAAAATGAGAATGAAACATCTATTTGGCGAAAACTGGACCATTCTGCCATATTTTTCATGATTGCCGGTACTTATACGCCTGTTTGTTATGTATATCTTTCGGGGTATTGGAAATGGTCGGTTATCATAATCCAGTGGGCACTGGTTATTGCCGGGTTGTTTTTGAAATTCTTCTATCTCAAGGCGCCTCGCTATTTTTCCACGATCATCTACCTGCTCATGGGATGGATTGGGATTGTGGCCATTAAAGAGTTTTTAACAACCATGCCCCTCAATGCCATATTTTACCTTTTTGCCGGAGGGATATCTTTCACTGTCGGAGCGATATTTTATGCCATCAAAAAACCAGTTTTTTGGTCAGGGTTGGGTTTTCACGAAATCTTTCACCTGTTCGTGCTCCTGGGAGGGGTATTCCACTACCTGTTAGTTTATATTGCCCTGGCAGGATAAAGGAGTGAAAAGTACCGGCAAGAAAAAGTTAATAGCACGTAAATACGCATGTTTCGTTATCAAGGTAAAAAGGGACAGGCTGAATTAATAGGCAGTAGCCTGGTTCCTTTTATTACTCTTCATATTTGCGGTATCACTAATTTTTTCTTTTTCTCGTGGAGAATTGTTTCCTATCTTAGTCAACATATTTTATGACCTAGTAAATGAATTGAACGATCCATTCCTGATTATCATTGCTCCAGCACAATGATCAAAAATCCAATAAGCATGAGAGTCGTGCCTACCAGTCTTTCTCTGAAGCCGGTTTCCTTAAAGAGAAAATGACCGTAGATCACACCGACCAGGAGACTTAACCGACAAACAGCGACCGTGTAGGCCACATTTGCCAGACTCATGGCAATGGTATAGAAGA from Deltaproteobacteria bacterium includes:
- a CDS encoding hemolysin III family protein: MAILIRRQEKISCYSHLAGVFAAIAGTVYLIYVTRTSAAHVVVSIVYGFSVILLFLASATYHALKQNENETSIWRKLDHSAIFFMIAGTYTPVCYVYLSGYWKWSVIIIQWALVIAGLFLKFFYLKAPRYFSTIIYLLMGWIGIVAIKEFLTTMPLNAIFYLFAGGISFTVGAIFYAIKKPVFWSGLGFHEIFHLFVLLGGVFHYLLVYIALAG